One genomic region from Rhizomicrobium palustre encodes:
- a CDS encoding exo-beta-N-acetylmuramidase NamZ family protein, with translation MKFGLDRLLADPQLRAPLAEKRVALMAHPASVTANLTHALDALAGLSDIKLSAAFGPQHGLRGDKQDNMVESPDFEDPVHHIPVFSLYGTVRRPTDEMLQSFDVLLFDLQDLGCRIYTFVTTLLYVLEAAAKHKKSIWVLDRPNPAGRPVEGLTLRPGWESFVGAGPMPMRHGLTLGELGHWFVKHFKLDVDYRVIAMEGYAPQAAPGFGWPLGERIWVNPSPNAPNLSMARAYAGTVMLEGTTLSEGRGTTRPLELFGAPDINARAVLAKMQELAPHWLTGCALRECWFEPTFHKHAGKLCNGIQIHAEGPSYDHAAFKPWRLQALAFKAIRMLYPDYPLWRDFPYEYEVGKLAIDVINGSAVLKDWVDDPIASPADLDALTTPDEQTWEEVRRGVMLY, from the coding sequence ATGAAATTCGGCCTTGACCGCCTTCTTGCCGATCCGCAACTGCGCGCGCCGCTGGCCGAAAAACGCGTGGCGCTGATGGCCCATCCGGCCTCGGTGACGGCGAACCTCACCCATGCGCTGGATGCGCTGGCCGGGCTTTCGGATATCAAGCTCAGCGCCGCCTTCGGGCCGCAGCATGGGCTTCGCGGCGACAAGCAGGACAACATGGTGGAAAGCCCGGATTTTGAAGATCCGGTGCATCACATTCCCGTCTTCAGCCTTTACGGTACGGTGCGCCGCCCGACAGACGAGATGCTGCAAAGCTTCGATGTACTCTTGTTCGATCTGCAAGACCTTGGCTGTCGCATCTACACGTTTGTGACCACGCTGCTCTATGTGCTGGAAGCAGCCGCCAAGCATAAGAAAAGCATTTGGGTGCTGGACCGGCCCAATCCCGCAGGCCGCCCCGTGGAAGGCCTCACCCTGCGCCCTGGCTGGGAGAGCTTTGTGGGTGCGGGGCCGATGCCCATGCGCCATGGCCTCACGCTTGGCGAACTCGGCCATTGGTTCGTGAAACACTTCAAGCTGGATGTCGATTACCGCGTGATCGCGATGGAAGGCTATGCGCCACAAGCCGCACCCGGCTTTGGCTGGCCCTTGGGCGAACGCATCTGGGTGAACCCCTCGCCCAACGCCCCAAACCTATCGATGGCGCGCGCCTATGCCGGAACGGTGATGCTGGAAGGCACCACGCTTTCGGAAGGGCGCGGCACCACACGGCCGCTAGAGCTGTTCGGCGCACCCGATATCAACGCGCGTGCGGTGCTCGCAAAAATGCAAGAGCTGGCGCCGCACTGGCTGACGGGTTGCGCCTTGCGCGAATGCTGGTTCGAGCCGACTTTCCACAAACATGCGGGCAAGCTCTGCAACGGCATTCAGATTCATGCCGAAGGCCCGTCTTACGATCACGCAGCCTTCAAACCCTGGCGCTTGCAGGCACTCGCCTTCAAAGCCATTCGCATGCTTTATCCCGATTATCCCTTGTGGCGGGATTTTCCCTATGAATACGAGGTCGGAAAGCTCGCCATCGACGTGATCAACGGCAGCGCAGTCTTAAAAGATTGGGTGGATGACCCCATCGCATCCCCCGCCGATCTCGATGCGCTCACCACGCCGGATGAACAGACCTGGGAAGAGGTCCGGCGCGGGGTGATGCTGTATTGA
- a CDS encoding DOMON-like domain-containing protein, which translates to MLRALRLHPDSRRNAAARIEVGAIRPEPDLLFLRYSLKGNIASIALPAQEPSERRGELWRHSCFEAFIKLGSGYGELNFSPSTCWAAYSFEGYRAGMQNWEVAKPEIAIRQTAEEFVLEAGLRLPGITGPFVMGLSAVVEDKDGAMSYWALQHPAGKPDFHHAETFSLELS; encoded by the coding sequence ATGCTTCGCGCCCTGCGTTTGCACCCCGATAGCCGCCGTAATGCTGCCGCCCGCATCGAAGTGGGCGCGATCCGCCCGGAACCCGACCTTCTCTTCCTGCGCTATAGCTTGAAAGGAAACATCGCCAGCATCGCTTTGCCCGCACAGGAACCCTCGGAGCGACGCGGCGAGCTGTGGCGCCATAGCTGCTTCGAAGCTTTCATCAAGCTCGGCAGTGGTTATGGCGAATTGAATTTCTCGCCTTCCACATGCTGGGCCGCCTATAGCTTCGAAGGCTATCGCGCAGGGATGCAGAACTGGGAAGTCGCTAAGCCGGAAATCGCTATTCGTCAGACGGCGGAGGAATTCGTGCTGGAAGCGGGTCTTCGCCTTCCCGGCATCACCGGGCCTTTTGTAATGGGGCTTTCGGCAGTGGTGGAAGACAAGGACGGTGCGATGTCCTATTGGGCCTTGCAGCATCCAGCGGGTAAACCCGATTTTCATCACGCCGAGACGTTTTCGCTGGAGCTCTCATGA
- a CDS encoding winged helix-turn-helix transcriptional regulator, with translation MSLSTLDVTTPQAIMHSADCPKVSQVLARVGDKWSVLIIMMLSNGTRRFSDLKRDIGGISQRMLTICLRGLERDGLVERTVYPVVPPKVEYALTDLGRSLCVPVKALGTWALTHTAEIEAARAAFDAKTED, from the coding sequence ATGAGCCTAAGTACTCTTGATGTCACCACCCCCCAGGCGATCATGCATAGCGCAGATTGTCCTAAAGTTAGCCAAGTATTGGCGCGTGTAGGCGACAAGTGGAGCGTCCTGATTATTATGATGCTCTCGAACGGTACGCGCCGTTTCTCGGATTTAAAGCGCGATATTGGCGGTATTTCTCAGCGAATGCTGACTATTTGCTTGCGCGGACTGGAACGCGACGGGCTGGTGGAACGCACGGTCTATCCCGTGGTGCCCCCGAAAGTGGAATATGCCCTGACCGATCTTGGCCGCTCGCTTTGTGTGCCGGTCAAAGCACTGGGCACCTGGGCGCTTACCCATACCGCCGAGATCGAGGCCGCCCGCGCCGCCTTTGATGCCAAAACTGAAGACTGA